Proteins encoded within one genomic window of Deinococcus metallilatus:
- a CDS encoding ZIP family metal transporter — translation MNALTVQLLSLTSIPVAATLLGGVLASYRTPGERLRSFVQHFAAGVVFAAVAGELLPEITRGHQPLGVVIGFSLGVGLMLVIRHLAGRLERPAAGGSAPRGNVGLVTVVGLDVLIDGLLIGVGFAAGARVGTLLVVALTLELLFLGVSVASSLGQSGTSRGRTVLTVAGLSLLVIVGALLGGTLLQGLSGLALEIVLSFGAAALLFLVTEELLTEAHEVKETPPITAAFFAGFVALYLLELAS, via the coding sequence TTGAACGCCCTCACCGTGCAACTCCTGTCCCTCACGTCGATCCCGGTGGCGGCCACCTTGCTCGGGGGCGTCCTCGCCAGCTACCGAACCCCCGGCGAGCGGCTGCGCTCCTTCGTCCAGCACTTCGCCGCGGGCGTGGTGTTCGCCGCCGTGGCGGGCGAACTGCTGCCGGAAATCACCCGGGGCCACCAGCCGCTCGGCGTGGTGATCGGCTTCTCGCTGGGCGTGGGCCTGATGCTCGTCATCCGGCACCTGGCCGGGCGCCTGGAACGTCCGGCAGCGGGCGGCTCCGCCCCGCGTGGGAACGTCGGCCTGGTGACCGTGGTGGGCCTCGACGTGCTGATCGACGGGCTGCTGATCGGGGTGGGCTTCGCGGCGGGCGCGCGGGTGGGCACGCTGCTGGTGGTGGCCCTGACGCTGGAACTGCTGTTCCTGGGTGTCTCGGTGGCCTCCAGCCTGGGCCAGTCCGGCACATCCCGGGGCCGCACGGTCCTCACCGTGGCCGGGCTGAGCCTGCTGGTGATCGTGGGCGCGCTGCTGGGGGGGACGCTCCTCCAGGGGCTCTCGGGTCTCGCCCTGGAGATCGTGCTGTCCTTTGGCGCGGCGGCCCTGCTGTTCCTGGTGACCGAGGAACTGCTCACCGAGGCGCACGAGGTCAAGGAGACGCCGCCCATCACCGCCGCCTTCTTCGCGGGCTTCGTGGCCCTGTACCTGCTGGAGTTGGCGTCGTGA